The following is a genomic window from Staphylococcus capitis subsp. capitis.
CCATAAAAATGTTTTGTACCATGATTATCTACAGTAAGTATTTGATAATTCATATCTCCCAAATGTTTAAAATAAGAGGAGAGTGATTGAGTGTTTTGTGCGTTTTCATAATTGCGTGCTTCTTCTAAGGTTTTCATGATTTTAGCATCATTAGAGGCTTTTAAATTAAAATGATAATAGATATTTGTAAGGACAAAGCTTATAAAGGCGCTAAAAAGTATCACTGTGATAGTATAGATTGCAATTCTAGAATAAAGTGTTTTAAACATCTTGATTCACCTTATACCCTTGTCCACGGACCGTATGTATTGAAATTGATGCACCTAATCTAGACAACTTTTGACGTAGTCTTTTAATGTGTACATCAACAGTGCGATCATCTCCTTCATAATCAAAGCCCCAAATCTTTTCAATGATGTCATTTCGAGTAAAAATGTGTTTTGGATTAGACACTAATAAAAATAATAATTGGAATTCTTTATTAGGAAGATTTATCGTTTTAGCATCAACGCTTATCTCCATATATGGTTGATTGAGTGTTAAATTTCCAAGTTTAAGTTCAGACTCAGCATTAATTTGATAACTTCTTAACACCGCTTTGATTCTAAATAGTAATTCTTTCACCTCAAATGGTTTAGTTACATAGTCATCTGTCCCGCTTAAGAAAGCACGTTCTTTATCACTTAAAGCGTCTCTTGCCGTTAACATAATAACGGGTATATCATAATCCTCTTTTAAAGTTTTACATAATTCGAAACCATTTATGCCATTCATCATAATACCAACGATAGCTATGTCGACATTCTCTTTTTCAAGAAAATGAAGTGCCTCCTCACCACTTAAAAAAGCGTGTGTCTCAAAATGTTCATTTATTAGATGAGATTTTACATAATCTAATATTTTTCGATCATCATCAACAACTAAACAGCTCACCATCATCTTTTCGCTCCTAAGTTTTTTATTTATTATACTATTTCCAATTTTAATTTAACATATCGAAGTTCGTTCATATTCAGTTCACATTCACTTCTTAAAATTTTGGTGACAAAGATAAAGGAGTGACTATAAATGAATTTAGCATGGAAAGAAATTAAATTTTATAAATTCAGATTTATACTTATAATGCTTATCGTATTTTTAATGTCTACGATGGTTTTATTTATCAGTGGGTTGGCTCAAGGACTAGCCAGGGAAAACATTTCTCTATTTGATCACCTCAAAGGGAACCAATTTATTATTCAGAAAATGAAGGAACCACAACTAGAAAAATCTTCATTAAACTCTAAACAACAATTTAAAATAAGCAAAATCGTTAACGAGCAACCAATAAAAATGATGTCAAAAACTTTAAATATAAAAGGTAATGAAGAAAATGTCGTTGCATTAAACTATACGACCGAAAATAAATTTAATCTAAAATCTGGAACATACCCAAATCATAAAAATGAAATTGTAGTGAATGAAAAACTTATCGCAAAAGGGATTAAAAAAGGAGATAAAGTGAAGTTCACAAAAGAAGGTAAGCCATATAAAGTCGTAGGAATTCTTAAAGATGCTATGTATTCACATAGTAATGTGATTCTTATGAATCAAAACGTATTTCAAAATAAAAATAATGGTGTGGCTTCATTTTATTCATTGAGTCATTTATCTAGTAAACAGAAGCATGAAATCAATTCAATTAAAGGTGTGCAACATGTAAAAGCACAAGAATTAACGAATCATATTGCTAGCTACAAAGCTGAGCAAAGTCCATTGAAAATGATGATTTATAGTTTATTTATTATCACAGCAATAGTATTAAGCGCATTCTTTTATGTAATGACGATACAGAAAATTTCCGAGATAGGAATACTTAAAGCTATAGGCATTTCCACACCACATTTACTTATTTCATTAATCGTTCAAATTTCAGTAATTACTCTGATTGGTGTAATTATATCTGAAGCTTTAATTATATTAATAAATCAAATTTTACCGGTTACAATGCCATTTCATTTAGAAGTGAGCAACATGTTAGTTGTATTAATAATATTTTTATTCGTTGGTTTAATTGGCGCGTCACTCTCGTTCATTAAACTTTTAAAAATTGATCCGATAGAAGCGATAGGGGGAAATGAATAATGACATTAATGGTAGATAATATTGTTAAAACTTTTGGAGAAAATGAATCTGAAACGCAAGTTTTAAAAGGAATCAATTTTGAAGTTCAGGATGGAGAATTCGTTATCTTAAATGGTGCTTCTGGTTCCGGTAAAACTACATTATTAACGATACTAGGTGGTTTATTATCACCTACATCTGGTAAACTCATCTATGAAGAAAGCCCTTTATTTAATAACAACAACAATACTAAAATGAGGCTCAACGACATCGGCTTTATATTTCAAGCGTCATATCTCATTCCGTACCTCACTGTAGAAGAACAACTGATCACTGTTGGTAAAGAAGCGGGAATGTCTAAAAGAGAAGCAAAGTTACGGGCTAATGAATTACTTGATGAGATTGGTTTAACACATAGGGTGAAAAGCTATCCCTATATGTTATCAGGTGGAGAAAAACAACGTGTAGCGATTATGAGAGCGTTTATGAATCATCCTAAAATCATACTAGCTGACGAACCTACCGCAAGTTTAGATGCAAAGAGAGTTAGAGATGTCGTAGCAATGATTAAAGAACAGATTAGTGAAAAACGTATGATTGGTATAATGATTACACATGATGAAAGTTTATTTAAATATGCAGACCGTGTTATAGAACTTTATGACGGTAAAATAATCAACTAATAAAAAGAGCGAGGTAACGTTAGTCTACTTGATTAGTAGTTTTCGTTATCTCGCTTATTCATTTCTTAGACGATGATCATGCGTATAAGACTTACCCAAAAGATAATCGCAAAATAAATAGTTAGAATTACTTTATATTGATACATTAATCCTAAAAAATCCTTGATAAGCGCTATACTGAAAAAATGATAGGGTGTATGGCTCCCGAGACCATAGAATTCTAAACCTACTTTATTAGCAAGACGCAATGATCTTAAAATATGGAATTGGCTTGTAACACATAAGAATTGTGCCCGTCTTCCAAAATGTTCTTCTATGATTGGCTTTGAATATAGAAAATTGGTATACGTATTAGTAGATTGTGCTTCCATTAGAATACGTTTCTCCGGCACACCCTTCGCAATGAGATAGCGTTTCATTGCTAGCGCCTCAGTAATGGGTTCGTCGGGACCTTGCCCACCACTTACTAACATATATGGAGAATGCTTTTGAGATTCATAAACTTTGATTGCGCAATTTAAC
Proteins encoded in this region:
- a CDS encoding response regulator transcription factor encodes the protein MVSCLVVDDDRKILDYVKSHLINEHFETHAFLSGEEALHFLEKENVDIAIVGIMMNGINGFELCKTLKEDYDIPVIMLTARDALSDKERAFLSGTDDYVTKPFEVKELLFRIKAVLRSYQINAESELKLGNLTLNQPYMEISVDAKTINLPNKEFQLLFLLVSNPKHIFTRNDIIEKIWGFDYEGDDRTVDVHIKRLRQKLSRLGASISIHTVRGQGYKVNQDV
- a CDS encoding FtsX-like permease family protein, with translation MNLAWKEIKFYKFRFILIMLIVFLMSTMVLFISGLAQGLARENISLFDHLKGNQFIIQKMKEPQLEKSSLNSKQQFKISKIVNEQPIKMMSKTLNIKGNEENVVALNYTTENKFNLKSGTYPNHKNEIVVNEKLIAKGIKKGDKVKFTKEGKPYKVVGILKDAMYSHSNVILMNQNVFQNKNNGVASFYSLSHLSSKQKHEINSIKGVQHVKAQELTNHIASYKAEQSPLKMMIYSLFIITAIVLSAFFYVMTIQKISEIGILKAIGISTPHLLISLIVQISVITLIGVIISEALIILINQILPVTMPFHLEVSNMLVVLIIFLFVGLIGASLSFIKLLKIDPIEAIGGNE
- a CDS encoding ABC transporter ATP-binding protein, coding for MTLMVDNIVKTFGENESETQVLKGINFEVQDGEFVILNGASGSGKTTLLTILGGLLSPTSGKLIYEESPLFNNNNNTKMRLNDIGFIFQASYLIPYLTVEEQLITVGKEAGMSKREAKLRANELLDEIGLTHRVKSYPYMLSGGEKQRVAIMRAFMNHPKIILADEPTASLDAKRVRDVVAMIKEQISEKRMIGIMITHDESLFKYADRVIELYDGKIIN